The proteins below come from a single Falco peregrinus isolate bFalPer1 chromosome Z, bFalPer1.pri, whole genome shotgun sequence genomic window:
- the LOC129782784 gene encoding E3 ubiquitin-protein ligase TRIM36-like, giving the protein MQAEEYQGLLENNGLVGYAQEVLKETDPSCFVQTAKQLHVRIQKATESLKSFRPAAGATFEDFVVDIAKQEEILGDLSFHSNGLEIPEINEEQSRIYNQALISWECPGNVDSADIYVLEYRKLNREDETEMWQVEVCSKSKVISDLDDDSSYAFRVRGYKGSICSPWSREVVLRTPPAPVFSFLFDDKCGYNSEHLLLNPGRTSVESRAGFPLLLGSERVQVGCYTTLDYIIGDTGIAKGKHFWAFHVEAYSYLVKVGVVSSHKINKLFHNSHDVTSPRYEQDSGHDSGSEDTFSDSSKPCTLVTLGMKKFFIPTTPAAPKDPASRILPLPSCLGICLDCDNGKVGFYDADRMKCLYECKVNCSGIMYPMFALMGGAAIHLEEAVTAKYEEYHDNV; this is encoded by the exons ATGCAAGCAGAAGAATACCAGGGGCTCCTGGAAAATAATGGCCTTGTCGGATATGCCCAAGAAGTGCTTAAAGAGACTGATCCATCTTGTTTTgttcaaacagcaaaacaacttcACGTCAG AATCCAAAAAGCTACCGAATCTCTGAAGAGCTTcaggccagcagctggagctacTTTTGAAGACTTTGTGGTGGACATCGCCAAGCAAGAAGAGATCCTTGGTGACTTGTCTTTCCATTCCAATG GTCTGGAAATACCAGAGATCAatgaagagcaaagcagaataTACAACCAAGCTCTGATCAGCTGGGAATGCCCTGGGAATGTCGACTCGGCTGATATCTATGTCCTTGAATATCGTAAGCTTAATAGAGAAGACGAGACTGAGATGTGGCAGGTCGAAGTTTGCAGCAAGAGCAAAGTAATATCTGATCTTGATGATGACAGCAGCTATGCCTTTAGAGTTCGTGGATATAAAGGCTCCATCTGTAGCCCTTGGAGCCGAGAAGTTGTTTTGCGTACTCCTCCAGCTCCAG ttttcagttttctttttgatgaCAAATGTGGGTACAACAGTGAACATCTCCTGCTGAACCCAGGAAGAACCTCTgtggagagcagggctggatttcctctgctgctgggatcTGAGCGCGTGCAGGTCGGATGCTACACAACCTTGGATTACATCATTGGTGACACTGGGATTGCCAAAGGGAAGCACTTCTGGGCTTTTCACGTGGAAGCCTATTCATACCTGGTGAAAGTGGGAGTTGTTTCTAGCCACAAGATAAATAAATTGTTCCATAATAGCCATGACGTGACCAGCCCAAG ATACGAGCAAGACAGTGGTCATGACAGTGGGAGTGAAGATACCTTCTCTGACTCATCGAAGCCTTGTACTCTGGTCACTTTAGGCATGAAGAAGTTCTTCATCCCCACGACACCTGCTGCCCCCAAGGATCCAGCAAGCAGAATCCTTCCCCTGCCATCGTGCTTGGGCATCTGCCTTGATTGTGACAATGGCAAGGTGGGGTTTTATGACGCAGACCGCATGAAATGCCTTTATGAGTGCAAGGTGAACTGCTCTGGCATAATGTACCCAATGTTTGCCTTAATGGGTGGCGCAGCCATTCACCTTGAGGAAGCTGTCACAGCGAAGTATGAGGAGTACCACGACAACGTTTAG
- the LOC101916893 gene encoding E3 ubiquitin-protein ligase TRIM36 isoform X1, with protein sequence MAVAADGGRFGYILDLLKRDKVTIKGIERELICPACKELFTHPLILPCQHNVCHKCVKEILFAFEDSSVDGGSESSNQSSPRIRITASVDRIDRITRSGRKHNSVTSRLSLFPCPGCQRNIDLGERGINGLFRNFTLETIVERYRQAARAAIAIMCDFCKPPPQESTKSCMDCSASYCNECFKVHHPWGTVKAQHEYVAPTTNFRPKILMCPEHEMEGVNMYCEICRRPVCHLCKLGGYHANHRVTTMSTAYKTLKEKLSKDIKYLISKESQVKAHITQLDLLLKETECNSERAKEEASQSFEKLFHVLEEKKSAALRAIEASKTLRLEKLQMQAEEYQGLLENNGLVGYAQEVLKETDPSCFVQTAKQLHVRIQKATESLKSFRPAAGATFEDFVVDIAKQEEILGDLSFHSNGLEIPEINEEQSRIYNQALISWECPGNVDSADIYVLEYRKLNREDETEMWQVEVCSKSKVISDLDDDSSYAFRVRGYKGSICSPWSREVVLRTPPAPVFSFLFDDKCGYNSEHLLLNPGRTSVESRAGFPLLLGSERVQVGCYTTLDYIIGDTGIAKGKHFWAFHVEAYSYLVKVGVVSSHKINKLFHNSHDVTSPRYEQDSGHDSGSEDTFSDSSKPCTLVTLGMKKFFIPTTPAAPKDPASRILPLPSCLGICLDCDNGKVGFYDADRMKCLYECKVNCSGIMYPMFALMGGAAIHLEEAVTAKYEEYHDNV encoded by the exons GTTACCATTAAGGGGATCGAAAGGGAGCTCATCTGCCCAGCATGCAAGGAATTATTTACCCATCCGCTGATCCTCCCATGCCAGCACAACGTGTGTCATAAATGTGTGAAAGAAATACTCTTTGCATTCGAAGACTCTTCTGTTGATGGAGGGTCTGAATCCTCTAATCAGAGTAGCCCTCGAATTAGAATCACTGCTAGTGTGGACAGAATTGACAGGATTACTAGATCAG gcagaaaacacaaTTCAGTGACTTCTAGATTGAGTCTATTTCCTTGTCCGGGTTGCCAGAGGAATATTGATCTTGGAGAACGTGGCATCAATGGCTTATTTCGCAACTTTACTTTGGAAACGATCGTGGAAAGATACAGacaggcagccagggcagccatTGCTATTATGTGTGATTTCTGCAAGCCTCCACCTCAAGAATCCACTAAGAGCTGCATGGACTGCAGTGCAAGCTATTGCAATGAATGTTTCAAAGTACACCATCCTTGGGGAACTGTGAAAGCCCAGCATGAATATGTAGCACCAACCACCAACTTCAGACCTAAG attttgatgTGTCCAGAACATGAAATGGAGGGGGTGAACATGTACTGTGAAATCTGCAGAAGGCCTGTTTGTCACCTTTGTAAACTGGGTGGATATCATGCAAACCATAGAGTAACAACCATGAGCACTGCCTACAAAACCCTTAAG gagaAACTTTCAAAAGATATCAAGTACCTCATCAGTAAGGAGAGCCAGGTGAAAGCTCACATCACCCAGCTGgatctgctgctgaaagaaacGGAG TGCAACAGTGAAAGGGCTAAAGAAGAAGCATCTCAGAgttttgagaaattatttcatgtCCTGGAAGAGAAGAAGTCTGCAGCCCTTAGGGCAATTGAAGCTTCTAAGACTTTAAGGCTGGAGAAATTGCAAATGCAAGCAGAAGAATACCAGGGGCTCCTGGAAAATAATGGCCTTGTCGGATATGCCCAAGAAGTGCTTAAAGAGACTGATCCATCTTGTTTTgttcaaacagcaaaacaacttcACGTCAG AATCCAAAAAGCTACCGAATCTCTGAAGAGCTTcaggccagcagctggagctacTTTTGAAGACTTTGTGGTGGACATCGCCAAGCAAGAAGAGATCCTTGGTGACTTGTCTTTCCATTCCAATG GTCTGGAAATACCAGAGATCAatgaagagcaaagcagaataTACAACCAAGCTCTGATCAGCTGGGAATGCCCTGGGAATGTCGACTCGGCTGATATCTATGTCCTTGAATATCGTAAGCTTAATAGAGAAGACGAGACTGAGATGTGGCAGGTCGAAGTTTGCAGCAAGAGCAAAGTAATATCTGATCTTGATGATGACAGCAGCTATGCCTTTAGAGTTCGTGGATATAAAGGCTCCATCTGTAGCCCTTGGAGCCGAGAAGTTGTTTTGCGTACTCCTCCAGCTCCAG ttttcagttttctttttgatgaCAAATGTGGGTACAACAGTGAACATCTCCTGCTGAACCCAGGAAGAACCTCTgtggagagcagggctggatttcctctgctgctgggatcTGAGCGCGTGCAGGTCGGATGCTACACAACCTTGGATTACATCATTGGTGACACTGGGATTGCCAAAGGGAAGCACTTCTGGGCTTTTCACGTGGAAGCCTATTCATACCTGGTGAAAGTGGGAGTTGTTTCTAGCCACAAGATAAATAAATTGTTCCATAATAGCCATGACGTGACCAGCCCAAG ATACGAGCAAGACAGTGGTCATGACAGTGGGAGTGAAGATACCTTCTCTGACTCATCGAAGCCTTGCACTCTGGTCACTTTAGGCATGAAGAAGTTCTTCATCCCCACGACACCTGCTGCCCCCAAGGATCCAGCAAGCAGAATCCTTCCCCTGCCATCGTGCTTGGGCATCTGCCTTGATTGTGACAATGGCAAGGTGGGGTTTTATGACGCAGACCGCATGAAATGCCTTTATGAGTGCAAGGTGAACTGCTCTGGCATAATGTACCCAATGTTTGCCTTAATGGGTGGCGCAGCCATTCACCTTGAGGAAGCTGTCACAGCGAAGTATGAGGAGTACCACGACAACGTTTAG
- the LOC101916893 gene encoding E3 ubiquitin-protein ligase TRIM36 isoform X2, translating into MEGCQLKSPVTIKGIERELICPACKELFTHPLILPCQHNVCHKCVKEILFAFEDSSVDGGSESSNQSSPRIRITASVDRIDRITRSGRKHNSVTSRLSLFPCPGCQRNIDLGERGINGLFRNFTLETIVERYRQAARAAIAIMCDFCKPPPQESTKSCMDCSASYCNECFKVHHPWGTVKAQHEYVAPTTNFRPKILMCPEHEMEGVNMYCEICRRPVCHLCKLGGYHANHRVTTMSTAYKTLKEKLSKDIKYLISKESQVKAHITQLDLLLKETECNSERAKEEASQSFEKLFHVLEEKKSAALRAIEASKTLRLEKLQMQAEEYQGLLENNGLVGYAQEVLKETDPSCFVQTAKQLHVRIQKATESLKSFRPAAGATFEDFVVDIAKQEEILGDLSFHSNGLEIPEINEEQSRIYNQALISWECPGNVDSADIYVLEYRKLNREDETEMWQVEVCSKSKVISDLDDDSSYAFRVRGYKGSICSPWSREVVLRTPPAPVFSFLFDDKCGYNSEHLLLNPGRTSVESRAGFPLLLGSERVQVGCYTTLDYIIGDTGIAKGKHFWAFHVEAYSYLVKVGVVSSHKINKLFHNSHDVTSPRYEQDSGHDSGSEDTFSDSSKPCTLVTLGMKKFFIPTTPAAPKDPASRILPLPSCLGICLDCDNGKVGFYDADRMKCLYECKVNCSGIMYPMFALMGGAAIHLEEAVTAKYEEYHDNV; encoded by the exons aTGGAGGGGTGCCAGCTGAAGAGCCCG GTTACCATTAAGGGGATCGAAAGGGAGCTCATCTGCCCAGCATGCAAGGAATTATTTACCCATCCGCTGATCCTCCCATGCCAGCACAACGTGTGTCATAAATGTGTGAAAGAAATACTCTTTGCATTCGAAGACTCTTCTGTTGATGGAGGGTCTGAATCCTCTAATCAGAGTAGCCCTCGAATTAGAATCACTGCTAGTGTGGACAGAATTGACAGGATTACTAGATCAG gcagaaaacacaaTTCAGTGACTTCTAGATTGAGTCTATTTCCTTGTCCGGGTTGCCAGAGGAATATTGATCTTGGAGAACGTGGCATCAATGGCTTATTTCGCAACTTTACTTTGGAAACGATCGTGGAAAGATACAGacaggcagccagggcagccatTGCTATTATGTGTGATTTCTGCAAGCCTCCACCTCAAGAATCCACTAAGAGCTGCATGGACTGCAGTGCAAGCTATTGCAATGAATGTTTCAAAGTACACCATCCTTGGGGAACTGTGAAAGCCCAGCATGAATATGTAGCACCAACCACCAACTTCAGACCTAAG attttgatgTGTCCAGAACATGAAATGGAGGGGGTGAACATGTACTGTGAAATCTGCAGAAGGCCTGTTTGTCACCTTTGTAAACTGGGTGGATATCATGCAAACCATAGAGTAACAACCATGAGCACTGCCTACAAAACCCTTAAG gagaAACTTTCAAAAGATATCAAGTACCTCATCAGTAAGGAGAGCCAGGTGAAAGCTCACATCACCCAGCTGgatctgctgctgaaagaaacGGAG TGCAACAGTGAAAGGGCTAAAGAAGAAGCATCTCAGAgttttgagaaattatttcatgtCCTGGAAGAGAAGAAGTCTGCAGCCCTTAGGGCAATTGAAGCTTCTAAGACTTTAAGGCTGGAGAAATTGCAAATGCAAGCAGAAGAATACCAGGGGCTCCTGGAAAATAATGGCCTTGTCGGATATGCCCAAGAAGTGCTTAAAGAGACTGATCCATCTTGTTTTgttcaaacagcaaaacaacttcACGTCAG AATCCAAAAAGCTACCGAATCTCTGAAGAGCTTcaggccagcagctggagctacTTTTGAAGACTTTGTGGTGGACATCGCCAAGCAAGAAGAGATCCTTGGTGACTTGTCTTTCCATTCCAATG GTCTGGAAATACCAGAGATCAatgaagagcaaagcagaataTACAACCAAGCTCTGATCAGCTGGGAATGCCCTGGGAATGTCGACTCGGCTGATATCTATGTCCTTGAATATCGTAAGCTTAATAGAGAAGACGAGACTGAGATGTGGCAGGTCGAAGTTTGCAGCAAGAGCAAAGTAATATCTGATCTTGATGATGACAGCAGCTATGCCTTTAGAGTTCGTGGATATAAAGGCTCCATCTGTAGCCCTTGGAGCCGAGAAGTTGTTTTGCGTACTCCTCCAGCTCCAG ttttcagttttctttttgatgaCAAATGTGGGTACAACAGTGAACATCTCCTGCTGAACCCAGGAAGAACCTCTgtggagagcagggctggatttcctctgctgctgggatcTGAGCGCGTGCAGGTCGGATGCTACACAACCTTGGATTACATCATTGGTGACACTGGGATTGCCAAAGGGAAGCACTTCTGGGCTTTTCACGTGGAAGCCTATTCATACCTGGTGAAAGTGGGAGTTGTTTCTAGCCACAAGATAAATAAATTGTTCCATAATAGCCATGACGTGACCAGCCCAAG ATACGAGCAAGACAGTGGTCATGACAGTGGGAGTGAAGATACCTTCTCTGACTCATCGAAGCCTTGCACTCTGGTCACTTTAGGCATGAAGAAGTTCTTCATCCCCACGACACCTGCTGCCCCCAAGGATCCAGCAAGCAGAATCCTTCCCCTGCCATCGTGCTTGGGCATCTGCCTTGATTGTGACAATGGCAAGGTGGGGTTTTATGACGCAGACCGCATGAAATGCCTTTATGAGTGCAAGGTGAACTGCTCTGGCATAATGTACCCAATGTTTGCCTTAATGGGTGGCGCAGCCATTCACCTTGAGGAAGCTGTCACAGCGAAGTATGAGGAGTACCACGACAACGTTTAG
- the LOC101916893 gene encoding E3 ubiquitin-protein ligase TRIM36 isoform X3: MAVAADGGRFGYILDLLKRDKVTIKGIERELICPACKELFTHPLILPCQHNVCHKCVKEILFAFEDSSVDGGSESSNQSSPRIRITASVDRIDRITRSASQRKSFGWRGRKHNSVTSRLSLFPCPGCQRNIDLGERGINGLFRNFTLETIVERYRQAARAAIAIMCDFCKPPPQESTKSCMDCSASYCNECFKVHHPWGTVKAQHEYVAPTTNFRPKILMCPEHEMEGVNMYCEICRRPVCHLCKLGGYHANHRVTTMSTAYKTLKEKLSKDIKYLISKESQVKAHITQLDLLLKETECNSERAKEEASQSFEKLFHVLEEKKSAALRAIEASKTLRLEKLQMQAEEYQGLLENNGLVGYAQEVLKETDPSCFVQTAKQLHVRIQKATESLKSFRPAAGATFEDFVVDIAKQEEILGDLSFHSNGLEIPEINEEQSRIYNQALISWECPGNVDSADIYVLEYRKLNREDETEMWQVEVCSKSKVISDLDDDSSYAFRVRGYKGSICSPWSREVVLRTPPAPVFSFLFDDKCGYNSEHLLLNPGRTSVESRAGFPLLLGSERVQVGCYTTLDYIIGDTGIAKGKHFWAFHVEAYSYLVKVGVVSSHKINKLFHNSHDVTSPRYEQDSGHDSGSEDTFSDSSKPCTLVTLGMKKFFIPTTPAAPKDPASRILPLPSCLGICLDCDNGKVGFYDADRMKCLYECKVNCSGIMYPMFALMGGAAIHLEEAVTAKYEEYHDNV; encoded by the exons GTTACCATTAAGGGGATCGAAAGGGAGCTCATCTGCCCAGCATGCAAGGAATTATTTACCCATCCGCTGATCCTCCCATGCCAGCACAACGTGTGTCATAAATGTGTGAAAGAAATACTCTTTGCATTCGAAGACTCTTCTGTTGATGGAGGGTCTGAATCCTCTAATCAGAGTAGCCCTCGAATTAGAATCACTGCTAGTGTGGACAGAATTGACAGGATTACTAGATCAG CCTCACAGAGGAAATCTTTTGGGTGGAGAG gcagaaaacacaaTTCAGTGACTTCTAGATTGAGTCTATTTCCTTGTCCGGGTTGCCAGAGGAATATTGATCTTGGAGAACGTGGCATCAATGGCTTATTTCGCAACTTTACTTTGGAAACGATCGTGGAAAGATACAGacaggcagccagggcagccatTGCTATTATGTGTGATTTCTGCAAGCCTCCACCTCAAGAATCCACTAAGAGCTGCATGGACTGCAGTGCAAGCTATTGCAATGAATGTTTCAAAGTACACCATCCTTGGGGAACTGTGAAAGCCCAGCATGAATATGTAGCACCAACCACCAACTTCAGACCTAAG attttgatgTGTCCAGAACATGAAATGGAGGGGGTGAACATGTACTGTGAAATCTGCAGAAGGCCTGTTTGTCACCTTTGTAAACTGGGTGGATATCATGCAAACCATAGAGTAACAACCATGAGCACTGCCTACAAAACCCTTAAG gagaAACTTTCAAAAGATATCAAGTACCTCATCAGTAAGGAGAGCCAGGTGAAAGCTCACATCACCCAGCTGgatctgctgctgaaagaaacGGAG TGCAACAGTGAAAGGGCTAAAGAAGAAGCATCTCAGAgttttgagaaattatttcatgtCCTGGAAGAGAAGAAGTCTGCAGCCCTTAGGGCAATTGAAGCTTCTAAGACTTTAAGGCTGGAGAAATTGCAAATGCAAGCAGAAGAATACCAGGGGCTCCTGGAAAATAATGGCCTTGTCGGATATGCCCAAGAAGTGCTTAAAGAGACTGATCCATCTTGTTTTgttcaaacagcaaaacaacttcACGTCAG AATCCAAAAAGCTACCGAATCTCTGAAGAGCTTcaggccagcagctggagctacTTTTGAAGACTTTGTGGTGGACATCGCCAAGCAAGAAGAGATCCTTGGTGACTTGTCTTTCCATTCCAATG GTCTGGAAATACCAGAGATCAatgaagagcaaagcagaataTACAACCAAGCTCTGATCAGCTGGGAATGCCCTGGGAATGTCGACTCGGCTGATATCTATGTCCTTGAATATCGTAAGCTTAATAGAGAAGACGAGACTGAGATGTGGCAGGTCGAAGTTTGCAGCAAGAGCAAAGTAATATCTGATCTTGATGATGACAGCAGCTATGCCTTTAGAGTTCGTGGATATAAAGGCTCCATCTGTAGCCCTTGGAGCCGAGAAGTTGTTTTGCGTACTCCTCCAGCTCCAG ttttcagttttctttttgatgaCAAATGTGGGTACAACAGTGAACATCTCCTGCTGAACCCAGGAAGAACCTCTgtggagagcagggctggatttcctctgctgctgggatcTGAGCGCGTGCAGGTCGGATGCTACACAACCTTGGATTACATCATTGGTGACACTGGGATTGCCAAAGGGAAGCACTTCTGGGCTTTTCACGTGGAAGCCTATTCATACCTGGTGAAAGTGGGAGTTGTTTCTAGCCACAAGATAAATAAATTGTTCCATAATAGCCATGACGTGACCAGCCCAAG ATACGAGCAAGACAGTGGTCATGACAGTGGGAGTGAAGATACCTTCTCTGACTCATCGAAGCCTTGCACTCTGGTCACTTTAGGCATGAAGAAGTTCTTCATCCCCACGACACCTGCTGCCCCCAAGGATCCAGCAAGCAGAATCCTTCCCCTGCCATCGTGCTTGGGCATCTGCCTTGATTGTGACAATGGCAAGGTGGGGTTTTATGACGCAGACCGCATGAAATGCCTTTATGAGTGCAAGGTGAACTGCTCTGGCATAATGTACCCAATGTTTGCCTTAATGGGTGGCGCAGCCATTCACCTTGAGGAAGCTGTCACAGCGAAGTATGAGGAGTACCACGACAACGTTTAG